The Toxorhynchites rutilus septentrionalis strain SRP chromosome 1, ASM2978413v1, whole genome shotgun sequence genome contains the following window.
tgcctactacgaccgctgctataaaataacagtggTTTCGGATTCTAAATGTATTAAGCCTTAAATGAAGAAAACAAACACAAATGACTCTGTGAATAGGTTCCAAATCGAAATTAATAGATCCTTTTTGGACATTGAGCATAGCAAAGTACCGTTAGGTACCGTAGTATCTCTTATAACGATGCAAAGATGCTGCAAAACACTGATCGAATTAGACGAATTAAATTTCATTATTCAAACAAATAATTCCGTCGACCAACAAATCATTTTCTATGGTTTCTCCTAATGTCAAACGTTGCTGATTTTCGTCGGATGATTGATTGCGTCATTTCCGTTCCGTTTCAACCTAAAAGTATCATCAATTCCCGCTCCCATGGAAGTTAATCTACCGCCAACTGATCCTTGGAACATGAATGAATGAGCCACTTTCCCCCCACGAGAAATTGATAGAAAGATCACCGATAATTATTCATCGTCCAACGGTTTTTGGGACCCTCTCTTTTCTGGCGATCCAAATAAAAACGTGACAAATTGCATTCCACTGCCATCGGGGCGCACCCGATTCTCGGATCAATTCAACGTCGCCACATCGGGGTATCATCCTTGGCCAATAAATCAAtccaagtgtgtgtgtgtgtgtgtgtgtgtttggcgGGGATCAAATCGGTAAGTACTGCCTGTCGTCGTCGGCGACAGTTTTTCTGCGCTGGAATGTGTAACATAACAAACACACAAAAGTCACCGGTTGTGTTGTAATTATTTAATCTTGGCGCGAGGACCCTTCGACCAGAAGGTGGCAAAGAAAAATGTCGAAAATGCAGCAGCACTTCTCGTATCCGATCCATCTCGGTGCAGTGCAGTGAGGATGACGACgcgatacacacacacacacgtacgcACGGGATGTTGGAAATGTCAAACAAATCCACATTCACCGCTGGCAACGagcgttgtgttgtgttgtgtttgactGTGATGTGTGCCAGGTTCGGCTTCAGTGGTCGGAAAATTAGCTCTTGAGTAATTTATTCTTTGACACACCAATTTAGACGATTTAGACTGTAAAGGAAACGACGAAAATGAGCCATTTGAAATGATGAATAGTTGTAAAAATAGCGCATATTTTGTCGAGATCTTTTTATACCCCATCGGATTTTATTATTCGTTGGAAGCGCGGTCGAGAAGGAAAATACGGAAAGaaagaaaatacaaaaaaataaacatttcaattttaattttatatcctcTAATACGTCTTCGTCAGGAGGCAAAGGCGGGAGGGCGAGCGATGGATGTGCGATCATCGTCATCGTCACGATCAACCCGGGCGGGGTACGACGGTTGGTTTAGTTGATGGGTTGGTCGGACGCACGCTCGCGCGCTCTCAATTTGAGGCCAAACCGAGCGCCGAAAAGAATGACTTAACGCTAATGAAGCGGACTCATAAATGATTTAAGTGTTGTTTCATGTTTACCGCAGTTTGATTTTTTGACAAACTGTATTATAAGCCAGCTCTCCTCGGAAGCCGAGAGGTAGCAGCGCGTCTGTCGGGACTGTGATCTCTCTATTTTGTAGCGCTGCTGGAAGATGGTGCATCTAATAAAACCTGCTCAAGAGTGTTGAAAACGGCTCATTTGCGAAGCAAAGGCTTACGGGGAGCACCCAAGAAATGGTAATTAATACAATCAGGGCTTAAACTGCATCACGTTCGCGCGACGGTGGATGTAGGGTGAACATGGCTTTTATGAGCTGCCGGAGTCAGTCTGACCGTTGTTGTTTGGAATTGTTCGCATTTTCCGTATGATGGAACACTTCCCCGAGGATTAGCTTCTTCTCGCGTCGAGATgttgaaattcataaaaacaaaCTATCATAACATGGTTGGCGACGAGATTAAATAGTGTTTTCAAATTCGTGTGCGTCGCCTGGGGACTGAATGGCAGCTCATTCATTTTATTGATTTTGGGATTTGAAACTTTGTGTCGTGTTTCTATACACAACCTGCGATAAAGCAATATTAATTGAAGAAACGCAACTTTCAGCTTCATTAACATTTGTTTACGAGTATATTCATTCGGTGAAAATAGATTATGACCGCAGAGAAAAATAACCAACAGATGCAGAAGTCGGAGATTAATTTTTAACACAGAAATTCACCAACGAAACTTCCAGCTAGTCCGAGTTCCACTCTGTtcgaaattataatttttcactcATCATCCAAGTAACCTCTGACAGAAAACGTCATCATGCATTCATAGTCTGGATAAATTTACTCACCTGTGTCTCCGTAACATTCAACAACTTTGCCATCTCCGTTCGCTCGCTGGACGAAAGGTATTTCTTGACCTCGAATTGTTTCTCCAGCTCGAAGATTTGCCGACCGGTGAACGTCGTGCGGGCTTTCTTTTTTCTCCGGCCCCCGTCCAGCTGGCAGTCGTCACCATCTTCGGGATCAAACGCTTCCGGCCGACTGTTTTTCTTGGAACCAGCCACTCCGAGGGAAGCCAGTTTTTGTGCACCGGAAGAGGTGGAAGAATCTCTCATCGAGTGTTGCGATTCGTTCGAGCCGTAGGTCTCGGATTCGACGTCCGTTGAGTGTGCCCGCTCTCGACTGATGGAACGTATCGATTCCTGCGTACTCTCTGTCGAAAAGATTTGAAAGCTGTGATATTGTAGGCATGCATACCTAGTATTATTAGcgccaacaaaacaaaatacctTCTTCAAGTTGTTGCGATGATTTGGGAATGCACAGATCGAGCGGTTGATCATCGGTGTCTTCCCTCGAAACTCCCAAACTATGCATGAGGTATGGCATCATATGATTGTTCTGTTCCATTGCAGGAGAGGATTCACTTCGGATAGAACCCTTCCAGCCGAGAATGTCCATGATTGAGTGTGGGGTGGGGTTTTTTGGCGGATTAGCATACACGTGGGGATGCCATTTGTTGGTGAAAACGCTGAGATTTGTACTGTGCCACACGTCACTATCGGTACTGTTTGTGTTGGTTGTGGTGGTGGTTGATGCAGGAGGTGGAAGCGGTGGCTGGGGAGGAGTTTTGTGTTCCGCCTGGGCCGCCTGCGTATGGAGATCGGGTATGTTTGTAATGCACACCTGGTTCACTTCGCGCACCTCCTCAGCCTGTGTCATTTCGGTAAACGGATGGCACGGCTGTTGCTCGGGAAAACGTCTTTGGTCacctattgttttttttattttcttgattgaGAGAGCCTCGACACTAATGACGGTCGGATGGCATTGTATACAGCTGAAAGCGAAACAATGAAAGATGATATCTGAATTATAAACTGCATACCAAATCATTCACTCAAGCTTATCATTgtttaataaattaataatttatcGAATATAG
Protein-coding sequences here:
- the LOC129763330 gene encoding homeobox protein DLL-4 isoform X2, which produces MNICIQCHPTVISVEALSIKKIKKTIGDQRRFPEQQPCHPFTEMTQAEEVREVNQVCITNIPDLHTQAAQAEHKTPPQPPLPPPASTTTTTNTNSTDSDVWHSTNLSVFTNKWHPHVYANPPKNPTPHSIMDILGWKGSIRSESSPAMEQNNHMMPYLMHSLGVSREDTDDQPLDLCIPKSSQQLEEESTQESIRSISRERAHSTDVESETYGSNESQHSMRDSSTSSGAQKLASLGVAGSKKNSRPEAFDPEDGDDCQLDGGRRKKKARTTFTGRQIFELEKQFEVKKYLSSSERTEMAKLLNVTETQVKIWFQNRRTKWKKQDGESGATGSTPTTHAKEPRTAKTPASSPSSLSSPTAPTIPPSSSYPSHINATPPEEKLLHHPVKPSSKHFSKHNTKVRQHRTKLDDPSADHHHAKPPPPPKDSKKYANPLDRATGGLLPTPYAVVFDQTSSLPTGTAATAAAAAGNDVEARISASKISLEAICNATSFRLKSSPPVSDPSPQPPPLPPPLSIGDRNFCSSALEDIADMK
- the LOC129763330 gene encoding barH-like 2 homeobox protein isoform X1 gives rise to the protein MVASKISACVSTSISCIQCHPTVISVEALSIKKIKKTIGDQRRFPEQQPCHPFTEMTQAEEVREVNQVCITNIPDLHTQAAQAEHKTPPQPPLPPPASTTTTTNTNSTDSDVWHSTNLSVFTNKWHPHVYANPPKNPTPHSIMDILGWKGSIRSESSPAMEQNNHMMPYLMHSLGVSREDTDDQPLDLCIPKSSQQLEEESTQESIRSISRERAHSTDVESETYGSNESQHSMRDSSTSSGAQKLASLGVAGSKKNSRPEAFDPEDGDDCQLDGGRRKKKARTTFTGRQIFELEKQFEVKKYLSSSERTEMAKLLNVTETQVKIWFQNRRTKWKKQDGESGATGSTPTTHAKEPRTAKTPASSPSSLSSPTAPTIPPSSSYPSHINATPPEEKLLHHPVKPSSKHFSKHNTKVRQHRTKLDDPSADHHHAKPPPPPKDSKKYANPLDRATGGLLPTPYAVVFDQTSSLPTGTAATAAAAAGNDVEARISASKISLEAICNATSFRLKSSPPVSDPSPQPPPLPPPLSIGDRNFCSSALEDIADMK
- the LOC129763330 gene encoding homeobox protein DLL-4 isoform X3; its protein translation is MTQAEEVREVNQVCITNIPDLHTQAAQAEHKTPPQPPLPPPASTTTTTNTNSTDSDVWHSTNLSVFTNKWHPHVYANPPKNPTPHSIMDILGWKGSIRSESSPAMEQNNHMMPYLMHSLGVSREDTDDQPLDLCIPKSSQQLEEESTQESIRSISRERAHSTDVESETYGSNESQHSMRDSSTSSGAQKLASLGVAGSKKNSRPEAFDPEDGDDCQLDGGRRKKKARTTFTGRQIFELEKQFEVKKYLSSSERTEMAKLLNVTETQVKIWFQNRRTKWKKQDGESGATGSTPTTHAKEPRTAKTPASSPSSLSSPTAPTIPPSSSYPSHINATPPEEKLLHHPVKPSSKHFSKHNTKVRQHRTKLDDPSADHHHAKPPPPPKDSKKYANPLDRATGGLLPTPYAVVFDQTSSLPTGTAATAAAAAGNDVEARISASKISLEAICNATSFRLKSSPPVSDPSPQPPPLPPPLSIGDRNFCSSALEDIADMK